GTCCATTTTGTAGAAATGCTTTATGAGTTATGTTAACATGTCGACATAACTCCGGCTAGAAGTAATCTTTGCCAATAATATGGTTGGTTGGTAGACAATATTCTCTTGATATTTTCCGGATAATGCTTAACATTATTTTATATAGTGGTAGACTAGTGGCACAACAACTTTTCAGAACGATATTATTTTTGGAGGTTAAGATGCAATATAGAAACGCGACTTTTAGCTATATTCCCGGTGTTCAAGAATTGCAGAAAAGATATCATGTGTCGACAATAAGTGATGAGGACAGGCCCGACGGATTCGTGACTACGTTATTTACTGAAGAACAGTTTCAGCAACTGATAACAAAGGAAAACGGACTTGCAATTGCGTGTGATGGCAATAGAGTAGTGGCCTATGCCATGGCGGCGTCCTGGCAGTATTGGTCGGAATGGCCTCTCTTTCAACATATGATTGATGATCTGCCGAATACTGAGCATCTCGGTCAGAGGCTTTCTACGGAAAACTCCTATCAGTATGGTCCAATTTGTATTCACAGAGATTATCGTGGCACAGAAGTGCTACCGAACCTTTTTGAGTTTTCACGGACCCAAATGGCAACATGTTTTCCAATCATGATCACCTTCATCAATCAAATAAATACCAGGTCATATAAGGCACATACTGAGAAACTTGGTCTCGATGTTA
This DNA window, taken from Bacillota bacterium, encodes the following:
- a CDS encoding GNAT family acetyltransferase, translated to MQYRNATFSYIPGVQELQKRYHVSTISDEDRPDGFVTTLFTEEQFQQLITKENGLAIACDGNRVVAYAMAASWQYWSEWPLFQHMIDDLPNTEHLGQRLSTENSYQYGPICIHRDYRGTEVLPNLFEFSRTQMATCFPIMITFINQINTRSYKAHTEKLGLDVIKTFEFNNNQYYDLGYDTSMKTPNQSLT